From the Theobroma cacao cultivar B97-61/B2 chromosome 2, Criollo_cocoa_genome_V2, whole genome shotgun sequence genome, one window contains:
- the LOC18609355 gene encoding uncharacterized protein LOC18609355 yields the protein MSRFCHCCLLSLFFCVLGLGFGVDFGQAFKVPFRVKDVLPVLPRQISWPVLNNLHTPVDLLPAFVGSVTPNNGSVEWKGACFYGNEARLEFTKTDRNDSRLGGGVLYLTTSEAHSWTCMDLYVFATPYRITWDFYFSAREHTLTFDSWEEPAELEYIKQHGISVFLMPSGMLGTLLSLVDVLPLFSNTAWGQNANLAFLKTHMGASFEKRPKPWRAAINPEDVHSGDFLAVSKIRGRWGGFETLEKWVTGAFAGHTAVCLKDEMGNLWVAESGHENEKGEEIIVVIPWDEWWELSLKDSSNPQIALLPLHPDVREDFNSTAAWEYARSMSGKPYGYHNMIFSWIDTVADNYPPPLDAHLVISVMSMWTRVQPAYAANMWNEALNKRLGTEDLDLYGILDETERRGIAFDQLLTIPEQDEWVYSDGKSTTCVAFILEMYKEAGVFGPIANSIQVTEFTIRDAYMLKIFENNQTRLPSWCNYKDGGFPFCQILGEYWMELPHYNTLEPYANMNENCPSLPPIYDRPTRC from the exons aTGTCTCGATTCTGCCATTGTTGTCTTCTATCGTTATTCTTCTGTGttttagggttagggtttggCGTTGATTTTGGTCAAGCTTTCAAAGTTCCCTTTAGGGTTAAAGATGTCCTCCCGGTGCTTCCGCGCCAGATATCTTGGCCGGTGTTGAACAATCTTCACACCCCCGTTGACTTGTTGCCCGCTTTCGTTGGATCGGTTACCCCAAACAATGGGTCAGTTGAGTGGAAAGGAGCTTGCTTTTACGGCAACGAGGCTCGTCTCGAGTTCACCAAAACCGATCGCAACGATTCGAGATTGGGCGGTGGAGTTCTTTATCTCACG ACATCTGAAGCACACAGCTGGACCTGTATGGATCTTTATGTTTTTGCAACACCTTACAGGATTACTTGGGATTTCTACTTTTCAGCTCGAGAGCACACATTGACATTTGATTCTTGGGAAGAACCTGCAGAGTTGGAATAT ATAAAGCAGCACGGAATCTCTGTATTTCTAATGCCATCAGGAATGCTTGGCACATTGCTTTCTTTAGTAGATGTATTACCTCTGTTTTCTAATACTGCTTGGGGTCAGAATGCCAACCTTGCTTTTTTGAAAACGCACATGGGTGCTTCGTTTGAAAAACGTCCTAAGCCATGGCGTGCAGCAATAAATCCAGAAGATGTGCATTCTGGTGACTTTTTGGCAGTGTCAAAGATCCGTGGTAGGTGGGGGGGATTTGAGACACTAGAAAAATGGGTGACTGGGGCGTTTGCTGGTCATACTGCGGTCTGCTTGAAGGATGAAATGGGTAATCTATGGGTGGCTGAATCAGgacatgaaaatgaaaag GGTGAAGAAATTATAGTGGTTATTCCATGGGACGAATGGTGGGAGCTGTCACTGAAAGACAGTTCTAATCCGCAGATAGCCTTGCTTCCTTTACATCCAGATGTGCGTGAAGATTTCAACTCCACTGCAGCATGGGAGTATGCTCGGAGCATGTCAGGCAAGCCATATGGTTATCacaacatgatatttagttgGATAGACACTGTAGCTGACAACTATCCACCACCTCTTGATGCTCACTTG GTCATTTCTGTCATGTCTATGTGGACTAGGGTGCAGCCAGCATATGCTGCAAATATGTGGAATGAAGCACTAAATAAGCGGTTAGGGACTGAG GATTTGGATTTGTACGGCATTTTAGATGAGACTGAAAGGCGTGGCATAGCCTTTGATCAATTACTCACCATTCCAGAACAAGATGAGTGGGTATACAGTGATGGGAAATCAACAACATGCGTTGCCTTTATCCTTGAGATGTATAAAGAGGCTGGGGTCTTTGGTCCTATTGCTAACTCTATTCAAGTAACTGAATTCACT ATTCGTGATGCCTACATGCTTAAGATTTTTGAGAACAACCAGACACGCCTGCCGAGTTGGTGCAACTACAAGGATGGCGGGTTTCCATTCTGTCAGATTCTTGGTGAGTATTGGATGGAATTGCCACATTATAACACCTTAGAGCCATATGCCAATATGAATGAGAATTGCCCGTCCTTACCTCCAATTTATGATAGGCCCACTAGATGTTAG
- the LOC18609356 gene encoding non-functional NADPH-dependent codeinone reductase 2: MDSCVGPNSFTIPEYALPSSGKRMPLLGLGTAASPPVGSEATKMAILQAIKLGYRHFDTAAKYGSEEPLGAGIAEALSLGLIQSRDELFITTKLWCGDAHGELVVPALKRSLQNLKLEYLDLFLIHWPMSAKPGTYEFPIKEENFLPMDFNSVWAAMEDCQRLGLTKAIGVSNFSCKKLRDIVAIAKIPPAVNQVEMNPLWQQKKLREFCQANGIFLTAYSPLGANGTRWGSNRVLECEVLKEIAEAKGKTVAQISLRWAYDQGVGVIVKSFNGERMKQNLEIFDWSLNEDELNKISEIPQSRGVPGVDYISRYGPFKTVEEIWDGEM; encoded by the exons ATGGACAGCTGTGTGGGGCCAAATTCTTTCACTATTCCCGAATATGCGCTGCCCTCCAGCGGCAAGAGAATGCCGCTTTTGGGCTTGGGAACGGCGGCCTCCCCACCTGTAGGATCAGAAGCTACAAAAATGGCAATTCTCCAAGCAATCAAACTTGGTTACAGACATTTTGATACGGCTGCTAAGTATGGGTCAGAGGAGCCGCTGGGTGCAGGAATCGCAGAAGCACTTTCCTTAGGATTGATTCAATCTCGAGATGAGCTCTTCATCACTACCAAGCTATGGTGCGGCGATGCTCATGGCGAACTTGTTGTCCCTGCCCTTAAGAGGAGCTTACA AAATCTCAAGTTGGAGTACCTTGATCTCTTTCTTATTCATTGGCCCATGAGCGCAAAACCTGGGACATATGAATTTCCAATAAAGGAGGAAAACTTCCTCCCCATGGATTTCAATTCGGTATGGGCAGCCATGGAAGATTGCCAGAGGCTTGGTCTCACAAAGGCTATTGGCGTCAGCAATTTTTCCTGCAAAAAGCTGAGAGACATCGTCGCCATTGCAAAGATCCCTCCAGCTGTTAACCAG GTGGAGATGAACCCACTGTGGCAACAGAAGAAGCTAAGAGAGTTTTGCCAAGCAAATGGGATCTTTTTGACTGCTTACTCTCCGTTGGGAGCCAATGGAACCAGGTGGGGCAGCAATAGAGTACTGGAGTGTGAGGTGCTGAAAGAAATTGCAGAGGCAAAAGGGAAAACTGTTGCTCAG ATATCTCTAAGATGGGCGTATGACCAAGGGGTCGGTGTGATTGTTAAGAGCTTCAATGGGGAGAGAATGAAGCAAAACCTCGAGATATTCGATTGGTCACTGAATGAGGACGAGCTGAACAAGATCAGTGAGATCCCCCAAAGCAGAGGTGTCCCTGGAGTGGATTACATCTCCAGATATGGACCGTTCAAGACAGTTGAGGAGATCTGGGATGGTGAAATGTAA